One segment of Paenibacillus sp. FSL R7-0337 DNA contains the following:
- a CDS encoding diguanylate cyclase, with protein sequence MIANDHYQVLETISDNPIKAVYRCTEASSAETVILKVLKSEFAGTEAVMRFKQEYKLLTELSTSTEGVIRPLRLEEQNGLYVMVLEDIAGRSLKRILAEEQPGEEALLKLAVKVVDILGSIHEQNVIHKDIKPSNIIWNRERDIVQVIDFDLAVKLSKERRDFQNSGVLEGSLPYISPEQTGRMNRNIDYRSDYYSLGVVLYEMMTGIMPYPSSEMLEQIYSIIAKEALSPYNATGGRVSSGLSAVIMKLMEKSSEDRYRSAHGIKADLKKCLAGQEDFEIGTEDLLNTFRIPQKIVGRQQELSCLEAAFRSSVNSNSQLMLVSGDAGAGKTALVHELHRTISREKGLFAEGKFDQYNKNIPYSALIQAFRRLVSQLLESLDEDYKSEVSRSLTRLLDGNGGVITGLIPELAAWIGTQPEPEPLSPAEETNRFFLTFAKFVQGVTHPDRPLVLFLDDVQWADYSSLQLVEKLVLDNHLQRMFVICSFRQNEIHEGHPLFAAMVKIGKNREVGRIHLQPLQETDVQSLVADTLYSSMERVEGITGWLYKRSKGNSFFLTEMLKDLHRRGIIYFDKQNGEWSWSLERLEALPVHDSVVDFLVGQLQHLPGEVRHILMLSSAAGSVFDYGMLMLIGEEAPEVIAAAITRAVQEEYIVPADHKYAIFSATLAESGREAAQMGIRLKFAHDRIQQAFYQLLDPERGKRLHLSIGRLLLRNLGAEEIEDKLVDIATHINKGLELVTDSSEAREIVALNLRAAYKAKAGYGYDSAFLLLEAAMELLPEQIWSTDPGQAAEIYRLYAECSYLTHHIDQGDQACRLLLEQTTERMAIAEIYEMQTNHYMYLGMMPESIASGRRGLKALGIKIPAKVGMPAVLKELLAVKAALRGRTPETIFALPEMQDPEMKLVMRLLINFIPPAFISGETSLFGLVVLKKVGLTLKYGNSPESALAFIGYAMLLSGFGDTRGAFAYGRLGIRINDKFNDLQWKGAAHVLYTLFSHAWTEPWDTLQDWFGTSIEASLRTGDLLYLAHSAFYVNLWNPTMDIPALLQESARTISMIENTKYRESLATAQLARQYYLSLAGELHERTSFNNEYFSEEVYLHELQEARYYSGIAIYYIYKMKLLFLYEKHDEALEYIERAYPIIGTLAGSAFMEEFALYTFLNLAYAYKDLGVNDKWKARSKMRKELSRVRKWASNAPGTFRQHEYLMRAEWARISGNSTRAGYYYDLAIEASEQGSFVRYKALCNELAARFYMDKGFNEFAAYLLRQSEYYYSVWGAKEKIAFIKERYPALAQKISTKEFMHGRTVTDYTESIDLNSIILASQAISKEIELNHLLEALMEIVIMNAGAQRGCILMTSKANLLVEGEYKADTDRISVAIHESHQLDNLPAAIIRQVEKSRESLIYNDAYSETPFVNDPYIVRQQPKSMVCMPLINQNKTIAIIYLENNLVTGVFTEERMKIINLLSREMVFSLENASLYTELERSEEKYRQLVNNLQDGVFVVQDMRCVYVNEALEQMLGYKAGEMLEQPFGNFITPPEREKVMHYYARRVEGKQAPEEYETRLVHKDKSLEVIAIHKVVRIMYQDKPAIQGTIKDITERKKAEEELRRHKEHLEELVAERTKELEFNNGELSKYIGLIERISITDELTGLYNRRYFNKLFLDKVDKAAAGKQYLTYLMLDIDYFKKFNDTYGHYEGDTVLRRIGGVLKELAEQADGTAFRLGGEEFGIVAAGLTPPESSAYAELIRRSIAELGIQHDLSPEYGRITVSIGVAAVLVDGLREEDIYKLGDDALYQSKAQGRNCVTLFER encoded by the coding sequence ATGATTGCTAATGACCATTACCAGGTCCTGGAGACCATTTCAGATAATCCTATAAAAGCCGTGTACCGGTGCACAGAGGCTTCCTCCGCAGAAACGGTCATTCTCAAGGTGTTAAAATCGGAGTTTGCCGGCACCGAAGCGGTGATGCGCTTCAAGCAGGAATATAAGCTGCTTACAGAGCTTAGCACTAGCACAGAAGGGGTTATCCGTCCCCTGCGGCTTGAGGAGCAGAACGGCCTGTACGTCATGGTCCTTGAGGATATAGCCGGACGTTCGCTGAAGCGGATTCTGGCGGAAGAGCAGCCGGGGGAGGAGGCGTTACTGAAGCTGGCGGTCAAGGTTGTGGATATTCTGGGCTCCATTCATGAGCAGAACGTGATTCATAAGGATATCAAGCCGTCGAATATCATCTGGAACCGGGAGCGGGATATTGTTCAGGTGATTGATTTCGACCTTGCGGTGAAGCTCTCCAAGGAGAGACGGGATTTCCAGAACAGCGGCGTGCTGGAGGGCAGTCTGCCGTACATCTCACCGGAACAGACCGGCCGGATGAACCGCAATATTGATTACCGGAGTGACTACTATTCACTGGGCGTCGTCCTGTATGAGATGATGACCGGCATAATGCCGTATCCATCATCCGAGATGCTGGAGCAGATCTACTCCATTATTGCGAAGGAGGCACTCTCCCCCTACAATGCAACCGGAGGCAGGGTTAGCAGCGGCTTGTCGGCTGTCATTATGAAGCTGATGGAGAAATCGTCAGAGGACCGGTACCGGAGTGCTCACGGCATCAAGGCCGATCTGAAGAAATGCCTGGCCGGGCAGGAGGATTTCGAGATTGGAACGGAGGACCTCCTGAACACCTTCCGCATTCCGCAAAAGATAGTCGGCAGACAGCAGGAGCTGTCCTGTCTGGAAGCGGCCTTCCGCAGCAGCGTTAATTCGAATTCCCAGCTTATGCTGGTCTCCGGTGATGCGGGTGCAGGCAAAACCGCACTGGTCCATGAGCTGCACCGGACGATTAGCCGGGAGAAGGGGCTGTTCGCGGAAGGGAAGTTCGATCAGTACAATAAGAACATTCCGTACAGTGCGCTCATCCAGGCCTTCCGCAGGCTGGTCAGCCAGCTGCTGGAGAGTCTGGATGAGGACTACAAGAGTGAGGTCAGCCGCTCGCTGACCCGGCTGCTTGACGGCAACGGCGGTGTGATTACGGGATTAATCCCTGAGCTTGCCGCCTGGATCGGGACCCAGCCGGAGCCTGAGCCGCTGAGTCCGGCCGAGGAGACGAACCGGTTCTTCCTGACCTTTGCCAAGTTCGTACAGGGAGTGACGCATCCGGACCGGCCGCTGGTCCTCTTCCTGGATGATGTCCAGTGGGCAGATTACTCCAGCCTGCAGCTCGTGGAGAAGCTGGTGCTGGATAACCATCTGCAGCGGATGTTTGTGATTTGCTCCTTCCGGCAGAATGAGATCCACGAAGGTCATCCGCTGTTCGCCGCGATGGTTAAGATCGGCAAAAATCGTGAAGTTGGACGTATTCATCTTCAGCCGCTGCAAGAGACGGATGTGCAAAGCCTTGTGGCTGACACGCTGTACAGCAGCATGGAACGGGTCGAAGGGATTACTGGATGGTTATACAAGCGGTCGAAGGGGAATTCCTTTTTCCTGACGGAAATGCTGAAGGATCTTCACCGGCGGGGGATTATCTATTTCGACAAGCAGAACGGGGAATGGAGCTGGAGCCTGGAGCGGCTGGAGGCGCTGCCGGTCCATGACAGTGTGGTGGATTTCCTGGTTGGACAGCTACAGCATCTCCCGGGGGAGGTCCGCCATATCCTGATGCTTAGCTCGGCGGCCGGCAGTGTGTTCGATTACGGGATGCTGATGCTGATCGGAGAAGAAGCGCCGGAGGTGATTGCTGCTGCGATTACACGGGCGGTCCAGGAAGAATATATCGTGCCTGCCGATCATAAATACGCCATATTCTCGGCTACACTTGCTGAATCCGGGCGCGAGGCTGCCCAGATGGGCATCCGGCTGAAATTCGCCCATGACCGGATTCAGCAGGCCTTCTATCAGCTGCTTGATCCTGAACGGGGGAAGAGGCTTCATCTTAGTATCGGCAGGCTGCTGCTGCGGAATCTCGGAGCGGAGGAAATCGAGGACAAGCTGGTCGATATCGCCACCCATATCAATAAAGGGCTGGAGTTAGTCACCGATAGCTCGGAGGCGCGTGAGATCGTCGCTCTGAATCTGCGGGCAGCCTATAAGGCCAAGGCAGGGTACGGGTATGATTCGGCCTTCCTGCTGCTTGAAGCGGCAATGGAGTTGCTCCCGGAGCAGATCTGGAGCACAGATCCGGGGCAGGCGGCGGAGATCTACAGGTTGTATGCGGAATGCAGCTATCTCACTCATCACATCGATCAGGGGGACCAGGCTTGCCGTCTGCTGCTGGAGCAAACTACGGAGCGGATGGCTATTGCGGAAATCTATGAGATGCAGACCAATCATTATATGTACCTTGGCATGATGCCTGAGTCAATTGCTTCGGGGAGACGGGGGCTGAAGGCGCTCGGAATTAAGATTCCGGCCAAGGTTGGAATGCCGGCCGTCCTTAAGGAACTGCTGGCCGTTAAGGCTGCGCTGCGGGGGAGAACGCCGGAGACGATATTTGCACTGCCGGAGATGCAGGACCCGGAGATGAAGCTGGTTATGCGGCTGCTGATTAACTTTATACCGCCGGCGTTTATCTCGGGGGAGACCTCGCTGTTCGGGCTGGTTGTGCTGAAGAAGGTGGGGCTGACGCTGAAATACGGCAACTCGCCTGAGTCGGCGCTTGCTTTTATCGGCTATGCCATGCTCTTGTCCGGCTTCGGGGATACCCGGGGGGCCTTCGCTTATGGACGTCTCGGGATCAGAATTAACGACAAATTCAATGATCTGCAGTGGAAAGGCGCGGCGCATGTTCTGTATACGCTGTTCAGTCACGCCTGGACCGAGCCTTGGGATACGCTGCAGGACTGGTTCGGCACCTCCATTGAAGCCAGTCTGCGGACAGGAGATCTGCTCTACTTGGCCCATTCCGCCTTCTATGTGAATCTCTGGAATCCGACGATGGACATCCCGGCTTTGCTTCAGGAAAGTGCCCGTACGATCTCTATGATCGAGAATACGAAATACAGGGAGTCGCTTGCCACAGCGCAGCTGGCCCGCCAGTATTATCTCAGTCTTGCCGGAGAGCTGCATGAGCGTACCTCATTTAACAATGAATACTTCAGTGAAGAGGTCTACCTGCACGAATTGCAGGAAGCGAGGTATTACTCGGGAATTGCCATCTATTATATCTACAAAATGAAGCTGCTGTTTCTCTACGAGAAGCATGATGAAGCGCTGGAGTATATCGAGCGGGCGTATCCGATTATCGGGACGCTGGCCGGATCGGCTTTTATGGAGGAGTTCGCACTGTACACCTTCCTGAATCTGGCTTATGCTTACAAGGATTTGGGTGTGAACGACAAGTGGAAGGCCAGGTCCAAAATGCGCAAGGAACTCAGCCGGGTACGCAAATGGGCCAGCAATGCACCGGGAACCTTCCGCCAGCATGAATATCTGATGAGAGCCGAATGGGCCCGGATCTCCGGGAACAGTACCCGCGCAGGCTATTATTATGATCTGGCGATTGAGGCCAGCGAGCAGGGAAGCTTCGTCCGTTATAAGGCACTCTGCAACGAGCTGGCGGCCCGGTTCTATATGGACAAGGGCTTCAACGAGTTCGCCGCTTATCTGCTCAGACAATCCGAATACTATTATTCGGTCTGGGGGGCCAAGGAGAAGATCGCGTTCATCAAAGAGCGATACCCCGCTCTTGCCCAGAAAATCAGCACCAAGGAGTTCATGCACGGCAGGACGGTGACCGATTATACCGAGAGTATTGATCTGAATTCCATTATTCTGGCTTCACAGGCCATCTCCAAAGAAATTGAGCTGAACCACCTGCTGGAAGCGCTGATGGAGATTGTAATCATGAATGCCGGGGCGCAGCGGGGCTGCATCCTGATGACTTCCAAGGCGAATCTTCTGGTCGAAGGGGAATATAAAGCGGACACGGACCGGATCTCCGTGGCCATTCATGAGTCGCATCAGCTGGACAATTTGCCTGCCGCGATCATCAGACAAGTGGAGAAGAGCCGGGAGAGCCTGATCTACAATGATGCCTATTCCGAGACTCCGTTTGTGAATGATCCCTATATTGTGAGGCAGCAGCCGAAATCGATGGTCTGTATGCCGCTGATTAACCAGAATAAGACGATTGCCATCATCTATCTGGAGAATAATCTGGTGACCGGCGTATTCACCGAGGAACGGATGAAGATTATTAATCTGCTGTCCAGAGAGATGGTCTTCTCGCTTGAGAACGCCAGTCTGTATACGGAGCTTGAGCGTTCAGAGGAGAAATACCGCCAATTGGTCAACAACCTGCAGGACGGGGTGTTCGTGGTCCAAGATATGCGGTGTGTCTATGTTAATGAGGCGCTGGAGCAGATGCTCGGCTATAAGGCGGGCGAGATGCTGGAGCAGCCCTTCGGGAATTTCATTACGCCCCCGGAGCGGGAGAAGGTGATGCATTATTATGCCAGACGAGTCGAGGGCAAACAGGCACCGGAAGAGTACGAGACAAGGCTTGTGCATAAGGATAAATCCCTTGAAGTCATCGCCATTCACAAGGTCGTCAGAATCATGTATCAGGATAAGCCGGCGATTCAGGGAACGATCAAGGATATCACTGAGCGAAAGAAGGCGGAGGAGGAGCTACGGCGACACAAGGAGCATCTGGAGGAACTGGTGGCCGAGCGGACGAAGGAGCTGGAATTCAACAACGGAGAGCTGAGTAAGTATATCGGGCTAATTGAACGGATCTCCATCACCGATGAATTAACCGGCCTGTACAACCGCAGATACTTCAATAAGCTGTTCCTGGATAAGGTGGATAAGGCTGCTGCCGGCAAACAGTATTTAACCTACTTGATGCTGGATATTGATTATTTCAAAAAATTCAATGACACCTACGGGCATTATGAAGGCGATACGGTACTGCGCAGAATAGGCGGGGTACTGAAGGAGCTGGCTGAACAGGCGGACGGAACCGCGTTCCGGCTGGGCGGGGAGGAATTCGGGATTGTGGCCGCCGGACTGACCCCGCCAGAGTCCAGCGCGTAC